The sequence below is a genomic window from Humulus lupulus chromosome 3, drHumLupu1.1, whole genome shotgun sequence.
ttaccacttttatttatgatttaaaaGTCATTCCATATTTACACTTTTGTCACTCCGTATTTTTATCCAAAATATCCGTATTTTTTTGTAATGCGctgtatttttcatatttttttaaacttttaaagCATTTTTTaaagggaaatctacaaaaatgcactaaaagttaaaaaaaaatctgaaaaatacggtacattacaaaaatacggaatttttggataaaaacacggaatggcaaaattgtaaatacggagtggcaaaatcatatataaaagctataaaatacaatttcttgtgatcaacgtttacaaactagtaaatatatgttacgaacttgtaaatatctgttacgtgtttgtaaataatatttataaaatcagttatagaattgtagatattttttttttttgtagataaaacttacaaacaaattcgtaactaaaatttttatttttgtaacaatagtttacaagtctagttttacaactaagaaagatatttttgtaactaatatttacgaaaatattttatagttaagaaatcataaacaaaatatacataaaattattatactttttcatattgttacaatattgtaccaaaaaattacatgaaccatcatatttatgctatacaacttaaaaatataaatttaagatattcattatttataaaacactttattgaatatagttgtgaaatacaatatttttttaaaaacaagttttatatttttgtaacaacaatttacaaaactaatttcacaactaaaaaatttatttttgcaactcacatttacataaatatttataaatttatttaacataattattacaaagatttacaaaactaattttttaactttaaatatatttttgtaacaaaacttgaaacgtggattagattatgattttggtttcacattgagtgttgagacttgactagttatgatttaaaatatatatatataaataatattttaataaagaataataatattgtgattatctttaactatatattataacatatagttattaatattaattttaattaacagcatattgtaatttgtataaatatttatttattttttaagtaattgtataaatattaactttaatattaataaatatatttattttaaataaaaataaattaatttactttattttattgaaggtagtaattataattattattacttttattattatattaattgatatgcttaaattcttattaaaaattaagacaaaaaaaataaaacaaagataaatatatatatatatataggatgggaaagccgtatttttgtaatttattaaagCTACCgtataaaacaattttttttttaaattaccgtACGAGATGTAATTATCCCTTTTTTAAATTTCCCATAAATGATGTCGACAATTAATGTAGAATAGAAGGCTGGACTGCAGTACGATCTTCTGTTGTTGAACGACCCAGTGAGCAAGTGGGCTGTCTCTACCAAAAATGGCTTTTGTTGAGTCCATAAGGCCCATTCACTGGCCAAGGCCCAAGACCATCTTCATCGAACATTTTGATTTTTGAGAGAGAGACGCAGTAAAACCCTCAAAAAACCCTAAGGCCTAGAACCTTCCACAATCGTCCAGGACCAGGGCTGAGGCTACATCCAATCCATTTCCCTCATTTTTATAACACCGCACCGATCAACTTTCCTAGCCTTCACTTGGTAATTCTCGCATCAGGCTAATTCAAAACCCTAATTCAGTCTGACTTCAGAGGCTCCCGAGTAAGGTAGAAATGGCTTCGAAGCGTCTCCTTCCAACCCTCAACCGCGTTCTGATCGAGAAAATCGCCCAGCCTTCCAAAACCAACGCCGGAATTCTTCTTCCCGAGTCCTCCACCAaggtgattattattattatatttaaaaaaaacaaatgtgATGTGTAAATTGAGATCTAATGGTggtaatttgattttaattttgttttttaaattcTGAAATGGACCGTTTGTTTCAGCTCAACTCCGGAAAAGTGGTTGCTGTTGGACCGGGAGCACGGGATAGATCTGGGAATGTGATTCCGGTGGCTGTGAAAGAAGGGGAGACTGTTCTTTTGCCTGATTATGGGGGCACCCAAGTTAAGCTCGGCGAGAAAGAGTACGTCCTTATGCCGATTACactttaatatatacatatacatgtacacacacacatatatatatagatttatttACTGggttttaaaatattgtttttggGTTTCGGTTTATGCAGGTTCTTCTTATACAGGGATGAGGACATCTTGGGAATCTTACACGAGTAAGATTGcttcttgttttgtttttttaagatCTTTCCATGGAGTGATGTAATGGGGTTGAGAGCCATTTTTAAATTGACAAATTTTATGTACTGAAAGTTTTTTAAGAAATGAAAGTAATAACTTTTTATATTTGGATTCCAAAGATTGGATGTGAAATGTAGAATCTGACTTTGAGAAAATATAGTCTGTCAAATAAATCTCTattctaattatttttatgtttaagttGTTAGATTGAAACATcctaaattgtgttgattattataaatttatatgAATCTATTATTGGTAATTGAGGGTTAATTGGATTTTCTTCTCGTTAGTGTGTAATTGTTTAGTGTTATGCTTTATTTTTAATTGGCTCAGCCAGCATACATTACAGTTAGGAGGAGGGTAATTGTCGAAAATGACCACATTAGTAAAGTGAATTTGGCAAAATAACTTGTGATTAGTGTAAATGATAATATGTACGGTTATTTGTCTtgcaaataattttattattttattttttgaaaaggaAATTTTATAAACTTAAGTTACCTAACAAAGAGATTAAACCGGAAATGGCATATCTATATGAAGGACAGAAAGTGCACCAGGAGAAGCCTTAAAACCATCTAGCTGAAGCTCTTACTTTAAGAGCTAATTTAGGAAAGAAGTGAGCAGCAGACTTGTTGGCCACTCTATTAGTGTAGTTAAAACCAACAAAGCCATCACAGGATAGACAGAACTAATCTTATGACACAAACTAAGGGTGTTCAAAATTGACTAAATCCAATTTTCACGATTTAACCCAATTTAATTCGTAAAATGTAGGCATCCACACCTGTGAATTAAAAAATCGAGGATATACTCTTTCCTGTATGTAATTACTTGGTCTCGTGTGTTTTTGTAAGTATGGTTTTGGTACTTATATTTCCTATATTTACAATAATCTTCATGTGTTACCTTATATTTTTAAACCGTATTAAAATTATATTAGATTTGGTATCCTAAATTtaaaattag
It includes:
- the LOC133822707 gene encoding 10 kDa chaperonin, mitochondrial-like, whose amino-acid sequence is MASKRLLPTLNRVLIEKIAQPSKTNAGILLPESSTKLNSGKVVAVGPGARDRSGNVIPVAVKEGETVLLPDYGGTQVKLGEKEFFLYRDEDILGILHE